The following are from one region of the Meriones unguiculatus strain TT.TT164.6M chromosome 13 unlocalized genomic scaffold, Bangor_MerUng_6.1 Chr13_unordered_Scaffold_33, whole genome shotgun sequence genome:
- the LOC132650785 gene encoding zinc finger protein 120-like, producing the protein PYECKQCGKAFSQPSSLQLHKRTHTGEKPYKCNQCGKAFSRNGHLQVHKRTHTGEKPYKCNQCGKAFSHPSTLHVHKRTHTGEKPYECNQCGKAFSRHGHLQVHKRTHTGEKPYKCNQCGKAFAYCRSLQSHKRTHTGEKSYECNQCGKAFSEIGNLKLHKRTHTGEKPYECNQCGKAFSRHGHLQVHKRTHTGEKPYECNQCGKAFSKKGNLQVHKRIHTRVKPYKSNQCGKNFSQHGQLQRHKR; encoded by the coding sequence ctagtagtctccaactgcataaaagaacacatactggagagaaaccctacaaatgtaatcagtgtggaaaagccttttcacgaaacggacatctccaagtacataaaagaacacatactggagagaaaccttacaaatgcaatcagtgtgggaaagccttttcacaccccagtactctccatgtgcataaaagaacacatactggagagaaaccctatgaatgtaatcaatgtggcaaagccttttcacgacatggacatctccaagtacataaaagaacacatactggagagaaaccctacaaatgtaatcaatgtggtaaagcatttgcataTTGTAGAAGTCTccaaagtcataaaagaacacatactggagagaaatcctacgaatgtaatcagtgtggtaaagccttttcagaaatcggtaatctcaaactacataaaagaacacatactggagagaaaccctacgaatgtaatcagtgtggtaaagccttttcacgacacggacatctccaagtacataaaagaacacatactggagagaaaccctacgaatgtaatcagtgtggtaaagccttttcaaaaaaaggaaatctccaagtgcataaaagaatacatactagagtgaaaccctacaaaagtaatcagtgtgggaaaaacttttcacaacacggacaactccaaaggcataaaaga